The bacterium DNA segment GTTTTCTTTCCAAGATACCACAAAAGGTCGTAAAAATCCCTTCCTTTGGTATATTTTCTAAAAAAACAGGCATGGAGTTTTGTAGCATAAAGGGAGGGAATATCAAAATGTGTTACCGTAAAGACAAAATATTTATTTACCAAAGAGATGTTTGTATTCCAGCCAACCGGTGGATTTGAATCTATCTCTATTCTAATAGATAACTTCTCGCTCTTTAGAGAAGATAAATCTAAGGTGAATAAGAGATTATTAAATTTAAGCATAGCTCCCTGGACAGTCTTCTCCTTTGCCTCTTTAACATCCAGAGAAAATCCATTCTTGTTTAATTCATAAACCACCCTTTTTAAAAGGGCATCAAAATTGTAACCTTCTTTGTTGATAAGCGAAAAATCAAGGTCTTCTGAGAATCTTCTTAAGTCATAAAGAACCCTTAGTGCTGTTCCACCAACAAAGGCAAGGTTCTTGAAATAACCCCTATCGTATAAGATTTTTAAGGTGAGCATCTGCAGAAATTCCCTTATAATGTGAACCTTTGCCTCACGCGTTTCAACCTTTAAGATGGCTTTTTTAATTAAGTCTAACATTTTTCCCTCATAAAACCCAATAGATTATCCACTACATCAATAAGCACCTTATTTTTGTATCTTTTAGCAAATTCCATTAGTTTCTTCTTCTTTAATATACTTAGATTTTGAAGCCTCAAAGCTGTTTCAAAGAAATCTACCCCTTTATCTTTAAACTCATATAGATTTAAATAGATGAAGTCAAGCATGGCTTTTTCAGGATGGGCTATGAGGACAGCTAGATTGTTTTCATCTTCTATCTTTTCCATACCAAAAAATAGCTCTAGTTTTAAGTGTTGATAATGAAAATTGCCAAACGCATTTTTAAAACTCATAGTTTTTTTGGTAGTAACCGAGGTAAGGTCAGAAACCTCCTCAGGGATTAAACCATAGTAGAAAAGGGCATATTCGGTGCTGATGTAGGAAGGCAAGTATAAGGCATTAGCGATGAAAAGCCGTGATGGGGTAATCTTTCGGTCTTGCTCATTTAAGATATATAACCCTTTCTTAAGTTTTTTCAACAAACCCTTCTTTTGCCAGATAGTCAGTTGATTCTTCAAAGAACGAGGTTTTAAGGTAAGGCTGACGAGATGACTTGATGAGATAATAGGAAATTTGCTTGTGATATTCTTAAACTCAAGGTATTTCATTTCTCTAAATCATCCTTTTATATGATTTATAGAATTATAAATTATAAATTTGACCCTGTCAAAAATTATTGCACTGAAACTTACCCATATCTTTTTGGCTAAATTTTGATTTTTGGTATGTGTTTAGGTAGACGAGAATAAGATGGGGAAAGGAAGTTAAAATGAAAGAAAGCACTAAATCCAAATATCAAAAAATGTCCAATTGATTTTGTTTGTCATTGGGATTTGGTCATTGGGATTTTATTTGTCATTGGGCATTGGGATTTATTTAGTTTGTGCCTAAATATAGGACAGCTAAACACATACATTTTTAGTATAGTTTTCTACAAACTTCCTTATCTTTCTTAATCTGAAGAAAAAGCTCATTTTCATTATTGAACCTCATTTCATCCCTTATCCATTGATGAAAAAATATGCTAATTTCTTTCCCATAAATATCCATATTAAAATCAAAAATATGTGTTTCCAAGACAAGGTTTTTTCCATCAAATGTCGGTCTTGTCCCAAGATTTGCCATTCCATCAAAAATATTACCATCTACCTTTACCTTTACAAAATATACCCCCTTTCTTGGGCAAAACAAATTTTCATCCAATGCAATATTCGCTGTTGGAAAACCAAATTTTTTTCCCCTTCCTATAGAGGAAAAAACATTTCCAGAGAAGCTTAAAGGTCTTTTAAGAAAGGAATTAGCCTCTTCTATTCTTCCTTGCAAAAGAAGCTCTTTTATTAAAGATGTGCTTATTCTGGTATTTGAAAAATAAATATCATCAATAACAAACACAAAGAATCCCCTTTCATTTCCCATTACCTCAAGCGTTTCTATATTTCCACTTCTGTCTTTTCCAAAGCAAAAATCCCTGCCACACCAGACCTCTTTCATCTTAAGATTTGTAAGCAAAAGCTCTATATATTGAGAGGGAGGCACCTCTTTTATTCTATTAAAATCAGCAAGAACAAGGTGCTTTATACCCAATTCAGCAAAGATATTATCTCGTTCCTTTTCCTGAAGGATATATTGCCCACATCTTGGATGTTGTAAAAATGTAAAAAGAATAGGGATAAATCCATTCTTCTTTGAAGATTCTATTGCCCCTTTTATCAAATATTGATGGCCAATGTGAATGCCATCAAAGATTCCAGGGATAATACAGGAAGACTCTTTTAGGATTGGAATATCACCTTTGTGGATAATCATTTATTAAAATCCTGCCACGCTTTTGACTTTTGAATTTTGACTTTTTATAAGAGGTCATCATAGGTTGCAATTATCTTTACAGGTTTTAACACCCCCTTTTTATTTTCTCCTATTCCGATAAAGATTCCATCCCTTGTTGATATTTTTACCAAACCCTCACCTCCTTCAAACCTAATTTGCCTTCCTTCCATTATTCTTTCAACATCCTCCATTACTGCCTCGTCCATAAAATAAAGGGAATTGCTCATTGGCATTATAAAGCCCTCCATTTTTTTCTCCTTTGTCTTTTCTTTGAATTCCTCTAATGTAAGGGCATTTTCAATAGAAAATTTGCCAATGGCTGTTCTTCTTAAAAAGCTTAGAGATGCACCTGTCTCCAATGCTTCTCCGATGTCAAAGAATAATGTTCTAATGTATGTTCCGCCAGAACAGGTTACCTTAAATGTTGCCTCTGGTTGCTTTCCGTCAGTAAAATCAAGAAGGGAGATTTTGTGGACAACAACAGACCTTTTCTTTCTTTCAACTATTTTTCCCTCCCTTGCTAATTCATAAAGCCTTCTTCCTTCATGATGGATGGCTGATACCATTGGTGGAATTTGCTCAATTGTTCCTGTGAATCTTGGAATTATCCTTTCTATATCATCCTTTGTAAGAAATGAGGCATCCCTTTCAGATTGTATATTCCCCCATATATCCTGTGTATCTGTTGTTATCCCAAACCTTGCTTTAGCAATATATTCCTTTTCAAGGAAATAGAAAAATGGTATAATTTTTGTTGCCTTTCCAACAAAGACAAGAAGAAGACCTGTTGCTTGAGGGTCAAGGGTTCCACCATGTCCTATCTTTTTTTTAAGAATCTTTTTTACCTTCGCAACAACACCAAATGATGTAATTCCACTCGGTTTATCTATCAATAACAATCCGTCCATT contains these protein-coding regions:
- a CDS encoding nucleotidyl transferase AbiEii/AbiGii toxin family protein gives rise to the protein MLDLIKKAILKVETREAKVHIIREFLQMLTLKILYDRGYFKNLAFVGGTALRVLYDLRRFSEDLDFSLINKEGYNFDALLKRVVYELNKNGFSLDVKEAKEKTVQGAMLKFNNLLFTLDLSSLKSEKLSIRIEIDSNPPVGWNTNISLVNKYFVFTVTHFDIPSLYATKLHACFFRKYTKGRDFYDLLWYLGKKTLPNFCLLNCAIEQTEGKKGNVDEGNFRDFLQEKLARIDFVKVRKDVERFIVDKNELKLLDTNLILNLFEKTF
- the ribF gene encoding riboflavin biosynthesis protein RibF, which encodes MIIHKGDIPILKESSCIIPGIFDGIHIGHQYLIKGAIESSKKNGFIPILFTFLQHPRCGQYILQEKERDNIFAELGIKHLVLADFNRIKEVPPSQYIELLLTNLKMKEVWCGRDFCFGKDRSGNIETLEVMGNERGFFVFVIDDIYFSNTRISTSLIKELLLQGRIEEANSFLKRPLSFSGNVFSSIGRGKKFGFPTANIALDENLFCPRKGVYFVKVKVDGNIFDGMANLGTRPTFDGKNLVLETHIFDFNMDIYGKEISIFFHQWIRDEMRFNNENELFLQIKKDKEVCRKLY
- the truB gene encoding tRNA pseudouridine(55) synthase TruB, producing MDGLLLIDKPSGITSFGVVAKVKKILKKKIGHGGTLDPQATGLLLVFVGKATKIIPFFYFLEKEYIAKARFGITTDTQDIWGNIQSERDASFLTKDDIERIIPRFTGTIEQIPPMVSAIHHEGRRLYELAREGKIVERKKRSVVVHKISLLDFTDGKQPEATFKVTCSGGTYIRTLFFDIGEALETGASLSFLRRTAIGKFSIENALTLEEFKEKTKEKKMEGFIMPMSNSLYFMDEAVMEDVERIMEGRQIRFEGGEGLVKISTRDGIFIGIGENKKGVLKPVKIIATYDDLL